The genomic stretch CGTGGGCGCGTAGCGGCCCGCCAACGTGCCACCGGCGTCGGTCAGTTCGACCTTCGTCGCCCGCGCGTACTCCCACGGCGTGAACTTCTCCATGAGTTCCAGGGTCAGGGAGAGGTGTTCCGCCGGGTCCTTGACGCCGTTGAAGACATCCAGCGGGCCGCCGGGTATGCCCTCCCAGAACAGGATGTCGGCGCGGCCGGAGGTGGTCAGCGTCGGCATGATGAACAGCTCGCCGACACCGGGCACCAGGCTGCACCGGACCGCCTCGAACTCGGGGTGCTCGGGGCGCGGGCCGAGGCCGTGGACGTAGGCCACCGCGAGGGCGCGCTGCGGCTCGGTGTACGGGGAGCGCTCCGGGTCCCGGGCGAACATGGACACCAGCTCGCCCTTACCCGCCGACACCAGCACCAGGTCGTACGTACGGGAGAAGTAGTCGAGGTCCCCGACCGCCGCGCCGTGGATGACCAGTTGGCCGCCGCGCTGGGCGAAGGTCTCCATCCAGCCGGCCATCTTCACCCGCTGGTCCACGGACTGGGCGTACCCGTCGAGGTGCCCCACCCAGTCGATCGCGCGGGCCGCCGGGCCCTCGGCCCAGGAGCCCGGGGCCGCCACCGAGATGCCGAGTCCTTCGATCTTCGGGGCCTGGGACTCCCAGAAGTTCAGCTGGAGATCGCGCTCGTGCTGGAGGGCGGTGTCGAACATGCACTGCGTCGACATGACCCGGCCGGTGCGGATCTCGTCCGCGGTCCGGTTGGACATGAGGGTGACCTCGTACCCGTTCGACTGGAGTCCGAGGGCGAGCTGGAGGCCGGACTGGCCGGCCCCGACGACGAGTATCTTCCGCATGCGGGGCAGTTCTCCTACTCGGGGGTTTCGTCCAGCGCGTGGCCCACCAGGGCCAGCAGGGTCTCGATCGCCGAGATCCGGCGCCGCGCATCCATGATCATGACAGGTATGTGTGCCGGGATCGTGAGCGCCTCCCGCACGTCCTCCGGCTCGAACCGCTCACTGCCGTCGAAGTGGTTGACCGCGACGACGTACGGCAGCCCGCAGCTCTCGAAGTAGTCCAGCGCCGGGAAGCAGTCCTTCAGCCGCCGGGTGTCGGCCAGCACGACCGCGCCTATCGCGCCGCGCACCAGGTCGTCCCACATGAACCAGAACCGCTGCTGGCCCGGGG from Streptomyces davaonensis JCM 4913 encodes the following:
- a CDS encoding styrene monooxygenase/indole monooxygenase family protein, with the protein product MRKILVVGAGQSGLQLALGLQSNGYEVTLMSNRTADEIRTGRVMSTQCMFDTALQHERDLQLNFWESQAPKIEGLGISVAAPGSWAEGPAARAIDWVGHLDGYAQSVDQRVKMAGWMETFAQRGGQLVIHGAAVGDLDYFSRTYDLVLVSAGKGELVSMFARDPERSPYTEPQRALAVAYVHGLGPRPEHPEFEAVRCSLVPGVGELFIMPTLTTSGRADILFWEGIPGGPLDVFNGVKDPAEHLSLTLELMEKFTPWEYARATKVELTDAGGTLAGRYAPTVRNPIGRLPGGGLVLGVADVVVANDPITGQGSNSASKCAAAYLASILEHGDKPFDEEWMQATFDRYWETAQHVTKWTNAMLAPPPEHILNLIGAAGQIQPAADRFANAFNDPADFENFFYEPEKTEAYLASLA